The following proteins are co-located in the Gloeocapsa sp. PCC 7428 genome:
- a CDS encoding cation:proton antiporter, whose protein sequence is MQEDFRLIVDLVLVLAAAAGGGLLAALLRQPVLLGYLLGGMVVGPAGLGLIKELIQVETLAQFGVAFLLFALGVEFSFAEIKKVQVISLGGGGLQIALTILITALVSLFVGWVSSPAQGVFLGAILSLSSTAVVLKCLMERNETETTHGQVMLGILVVQDLALGLMLAVLPALDQPAETIGLAVVTALLRIGLFAGGAVAAGIWLIPGLLRLLARTESKELFLLGVVALCLGIALLTEHLGLSIEMGAFVAGLMISEVEYADQTLTYVEPLRDIFATLFFAAIGMLIDPVFLWQNLELILGLVALVWLGKFLIVTPLVKAFGYSLKTALLAGLGLAQIGEFSFVLASEGQALGLVSRRVYLLILGTTAVTLVLTPFVLRLVPSFFNWAESVPWLRPYLDADVPKEVASDIPIQGHLVVCGYGQMGRNLVRLMQEHGLPVVVIDQSESKIQQLRETHIPYVYGNASSLRVLETAGVDKARSLAIALRDPMSTRLCLKRALELSPELDTVVCANKDQDIELLYQLGAREVVQPEFEASIELSTHLLAGVGLALPVIQQEMQQIRSHHYLELRPARSPAQVSRELQLAARDMNSRWYRLPDKSPLADMTLEEANLRYLTGVSLIAIRRAKGEEVDYPDATAILQTGDRLLLVGTTEELAAFDELAKGEVAIHDENMLCHWITLGVNSPVVNQTLAQLDVFTRCSVQVQAIRRDGKFFWFPDNSMNLQAGDLLLLCGAYPALNQLQQLLSAQGVQSIFPILS, encoded by the coding sequence GTGCAAGAAGATTTTAGATTAATTGTTGATTTAGTTTTGGTTCTCGCCGCCGCTGCTGGTGGAGGGCTGTTAGCGGCGCTATTACGTCAACCAGTACTACTGGGTTATCTTTTGGGAGGTATGGTCGTTGGTCCTGCGGGACTAGGATTAATCAAAGAATTAATTCAAGTAGAAACTCTGGCACAGTTTGGCGTTGCGTTTTTATTGTTCGCTTTGGGTGTTGAATTTTCTTTTGCTGAAATAAAAAAAGTTCAAGTTATTAGTTTAGGTGGTGGTGGGTTACAAATCGCCTTAACAATTTTGATAACAGCCTTAGTCTCACTCTTTGTCGGTTGGGTGAGTTCTCCAGCGCAAGGCGTGTTTTTAGGGGCAATTTTGTCACTCTCCTCAACCGCAGTTGTCCTCAAGTGCTTGATGGAACGTAACGAAACGGAAACCACCCACGGACAGGTGATGCTGGGAATTTTGGTGGTTCAAGATTTGGCACTAGGATTAATGTTGGCGGTCTTACCAGCTTTGGATCAACCTGCTGAAACAATCGGTCTTGCGGTCGTTACTGCGCTCTTGCGGATTGGCTTATTTGCTGGAGGTGCAGTCGCTGCCGGAATTTGGCTGATTCCAGGGCTGTTGAGACTCTTAGCACGCACCGAAAGTAAGGAGTTATTTTTACTTGGCGTTGTGGCTTTATGCTTAGGCATTGCCCTACTCACAGAACATTTAGGTCTTTCGATTGAAATGGGGGCATTTGTTGCCGGATTGATGATTTCGGAGGTGGAGTACGCCGATCAAACTTTAACGTATGTGGAACCACTGCGTGATATTTTTGCCACGCTATTTTTTGCGGCGATCGGGATGTTGATCGATCCGGTGTTTCTCTGGCAAAACTTAGAGTTAATTTTAGGATTGGTGGCGCTGGTATGGTTGGGTAAGTTTTTGATTGTTACGCCTTTAGTCAAAGCGTTTGGCTACTCGTTGAAAACAGCTTTATTAGCAGGATTAGGCTTAGCACAAATTGGGGAATTTTCTTTCGTTTTAGCAAGCGAAGGACAGGCGTTAGGGTTAGTTTCTCGCAGAGTATATCTTTTAATTTTGGGAACAACCGCAGTGACGCTGGTGTTAACACCATTTGTGTTGCGGTTAGTTCCGTCGTTTTTTAATTGGGCAGAATCTGTACCTTGGCTAAGACCATATTTAGATGCGGATGTACCAAAAGAAGTTGCATCAGATATTCCAATACAAGGTCATTTGGTTGTTTGTGGTTATGGACAGATGGGGCGTAATTTAGTGCGACTGATGCAAGAACACGGGCTACCTGTGGTGGTGATTGACCAGTCAGAAAGTAAAATTCAACAGTTACGTGAAACTCATATACCGTATGTGTATGGAAATGCGAGTAGTTTGCGAGTATTAGAAACTGCTGGGGTAGATAAAGCGCGATCGCTCGCAATTGCCTTGCGCGATCCGATGAGTACGCGTTTGTGTCTGAAGCGGGCTTTGGAACTATCACCGGAACTTGATACCGTAGTTTGTGCGAATAAAGATCAAGATATTGAATTGCTGTATCAACTCGGTGCAAGAGAAGTTGTCCAACCAGAGTTTGAAGCGAGTATCGAACTTTCAACGCATTTATTAGCAGGGGTAGGTTTAGCACTACCAGTGATTCAACAAGAAATGCAGCAAATTCGATCGCATCATTATCTCGAATTGCGCCCTGCGCGATCGCCTGCGCAAGTTTCGCGCGAGTTACAGCTAGCTGCTAGAGATATGAATAGCCGCTGGTATCGTTTACCTGACAAATCTCCGCTGGCTGACATGACGTTGGAAGAAGCAAACTTACGGTATCTTACTGGTGTCAGTTTGATAGCAATCCGTCGAGCGAAAGGTGAAGAAGTCGATTATCCTGATGCGACAGCAATTTTACAAACAGGCGATCGCTTGTTACTTGTCGGAACGACTGAGGAACTCGCGGCGTTTGACGAATTAGCGAAAGGTGAAGTGGCGATTCATGATGAAAATATGCTGTGTCACTGGATTACACTTGGAGTGAATAGCCCCGTGGTTAATCAAACCTTGGCTCAGTTGGATGTTTTTACGCGTTGCAGTGTACAGGTACAAGCAATTCGGCGTGATGGAAAATTCTTTTGGTTTCCTGATAACAGTATGAATTTACAAGCAGGCGATTTGTTATTGTTGTGTGGAGCTTATCCAGCGTTGAATCAACTACAGCAGTTACTGTCAGCCCAAGGCGTACAAAGTATTTTTCCTATTCTGTCGTAA
- a CDS encoding LysR family substrate-binding domain-containing protein, whose translation MLDLSLFSAYYLPLSLSRTQVRLVIGFNSSATYSVLPKILRVFREHCPDVELDLQELTTHQQCDRLHQNQIDVGILYLPIESRILSTTTVLQESLVVAIAETHALAALPELSLKALSHEPFIIPPHHLGGGLYNQILRFFQQTNFTPNVVQEATQLQTTISLVAGGVGVALVPASLQNLQRPGVVYKMLQEPTPEIEIAVAWRQHDSSPVLQKFVNTAAHITTE comes from the coding sequence TTGCTGGATTTGTCGTTATTTTCAGCTTACTACCTGCCCCTTTCCTTATCCCGAACTCAGGTTCGATTAGTAATTGGTTTTAACAGTTCAGCGACGTACAGTGTATTGCCAAAGATTTTACGTGTCTTTCGCGAACACTGCCCAGATGTAGAGTTAGATTTGCAAGAGTTAACCACGCACCAACAGTGCGATCGCCTTCACCAAAACCAAATCGATGTCGGTATTCTTTATTTACCGATTGAAAGCCGCATCCTTAGTACTACGACTGTATTACAAGAAAGCCTTGTTGTCGCGATCGCCGAAACTCACGCCTTAGCAGCATTACCCGAATTATCACTCAAAGCACTCAGCCACGAACCGTTTATCATACCTCCGCATCATTTAGGAGGAGGGTTATACAACCAAATTCTACGCTTTTTTCAACAGACAAATTTCACGCCAAACGTTGTGCAAGAAGCAACGCAACTGCAAACAACAATCAGCTTAGTCGCTGGCGGTGTTGGTGTCGCCCTTGTACCTGCTTCGCTGCAAAATTTACAAAGACCAGGGGTTGTTTATAAAATGCTTCAAGAACCCACACCAGAAATTGAAATCGCTGTAGCCTGGCGACAACACGACTCCTCTCCAGTTTTACAGAAGTTTGTTAATACCGCCGCACACATTACGACAGAATAG
- a CDS encoding IS982 family transposase: protein MFSLEALFCHVDDFCKAFEAQWHKKLLSHGGIKRNRSKGLCWSEIMTILIAFHQNHYRNFKYFYLNQVKRYWSDAFPGLPSYQRFIEWLPSTLIPLCVYLKHCFGKCTGIGLIDSTSLKVCHNRRIAQHKVFQGLAARGKTSVDWFYGFKLHIVVNELGQLLNVTITPGNVDDRQPVPDLLSQLFGKIFADRGYVSQKLAAQLLEDFGIQFFAKPRRNMKNKLMLLHDKLLSRKRSIIETINDQLKNISQIEHSRHRSPVNFCVNVLCGLIAYCHQPKKPSLQMDWLLSQSA, encoded by the coding sequence ATGTTTAGTTTAGAGGCTTTGTTTTGCCATGTAGATGATTTCTGTAAGGCTTTTGAAGCGCAGTGGCACAAAAAGCTATTAAGTCATGGAGGAATAAAACGTAATCGTTCAAAAGGTCTATGTTGGAGTGAGATAATGACGATACTGATTGCGTTTCATCAGAATCACTACCGAAATTTTAAGTATTTTTATTTGAATCAAGTGAAACGATATTGGAGTGATGCTTTTCCAGGTCTTCCGAGTTATCAAAGATTTATTGAATGGCTACCATCGACCTTGATACCGTTGTGCGTTTACCTCAAGCATTGTTTTGGAAAATGTACAGGTATCGGTTTGATAGATTCGACAAGCTTAAAAGTCTGTCATAATCGACGGATTGCTCAACACAAAGTGTTTCAAGGTTTAGCGGCTCGTGGCAAAACTTCTGTGGACTGGTTTTATGGTTTCAAACTTCATATTGTCGTCAATGAACTTGGTCAACTCTTAAATGTGACTATCACTCCTGGTAATGTTGATGACCGTCAGCCAGTTCCTGATTTACTTAGTCAGCTGTTTGGCAAGATTTTTGCCGATAGAGGTTATGTTTCTCAAAAACTGGCAGCTCAACTTTTAGAAGACTTCGGTATTCAGTTTTTTGCTAAACCTCGGCGCAATATGAAAAACAAGTTGATGCTTCTGCATGACAAGCTTTTATCCCGTAAACGTTCCATTATTGAGACTATTAACGACCAACTCAAGAATATTTCTCAGATTGAACATTCCAGGCACCGTAGTCCTGTGAATTTTTGCGTTAACGTTCTGTGTGGATTAATCGCTTATTGCCATCAACCTAAGAAACCCAGCCTTCAGATGGACTGGCTTTTATCTCAAAGTGCTTAA
- a CDS encoding LysR family transcriptional regulator, which translates to MELRHLHYFIAVAEELHFSRAAERLHIAQPPLSQQIRDLEVELGVQLFERTKRRVELTTPGKVFLEKSRLVLQQVDQAIIAVQKASRGEIGRLT; encoded by the coding sequence ATGGAACTGCGACACCTACATTACTTCATTGCAGTTGCAGAGGAACTACATTTCAGTCGTGCAGCAGAAAGATTGCACATTGCCCAACCACCATTAAGTCAACAAATTCGAGACTTAGAAGTCGAGTTAGGGGTTCAACTTTTTGAGCGAACCAAGCGCAGAGTAGAATTAACAACTCCAGGAAAAGTGTTTTTAGAAAAGTCACGGCTAGTCTTACAACAAGTCGATCAAGCAATTATTGCAGTTCAAAAAGCCAGTCGTGGTGAAATTGGTCGATTAACCTGA
- a CDS encoding GNAT family N-acetyltransferase: MDEIDIRIRVATIEDRELILSFISQKANFDRYPQPLEITIDKLRQTLFAQPPLAQVLLAQINNVAVGFALFSYAYSSFLAQPTLWVGDLYVQPLMRGKGIGTALLQRLAQIAEEANCGRLEWTVADRNTRAIAFYKKHGAQVLDVRLCRIERSVISQLAGKRSDKRFTASQK, encoded by the coding sequence ATGGATGAAATTGATATTAGAATTCGCGTAGCAACGATTGAAGATCGGGAGTTAATTCTTTCATTTATTTCGCAAAAAGCAAACTTTGATAGGTATCCCCAGCCTCTAGAAATCACGATTGATAAGTTAAGGCAAACTTTATTCGCTCAACCTCCACTCGCACAAGTGTTGTTAGCCCAAATAAATAATGTTGCGGTTGGATTTGCGCTATTTTCCTACGCTTACTCTAGCTTTTTAGCACAGCCGACGCTTTGGGTAGGCGATCTGTATGTACAGCCGCTAATGCGCGGTAAAGGAATTGGTACAGCGTTGTTGCAACGTTTGGCACAAATTGCAGAGGAAGCAAATTGTGGCAGGTTAGAATGGACGGTTGCGGATCGCAATACCCGTGCGATCGCTTTTTATAAAAAACACGGTGCGCAAGTTTTAGATGTCCGGCTGTGTCGAATCGAGCGATCTGTAATTTCGCAACTAGCAGGTAAACGGTCAGACAAAAGATTTACTGCTTCTCAAAAGTAA
- a CDS encoding GNAT family N-acetyltransferase — protein sequence MHKVKISYKENYDIDRHSILNLYKANDWSSANKPQQLYNALMNSHFLVSAWDKSKLAGLGNAISDNFLVVYYPHLLVLPEYQKQGVGRQIMKILTSRYQGFHQHILLADKQAIEFYKRCGFERAGETEPMWVYTEED from the coding sequence ATGCACAAAGTAAAAATTAGCTATAAGGAGAATTATGATATTGATCGCCACAGTATTCTTAATTTATATAAAGCGAATGATTGGTCTTCAGCTAATAAACCTCAGCAACTCTACAATGCACTAATGAATTCTCACTTTCTAGTTTCTGCGTGGGATAAAAGTAAGCTAGCTGGTTTAGGCAACGCTATTTCTGATAACTTTTTAGTCGTTTACTATCCTCACTTACTTGTTTTGCCAGAGTATCAGAAACAGGGCGTAGGTAGACAAATTATGAAGATTTTAACGTCTCGTTACCAAGGTTTTCATCAACATATCCTCCTTGCAGACAAACAGGCAATTGAGTTTTATAAAAGGTGTGGATTTGAGCGCGCAGGCGAAACTGAGCCAATGTGGGTATATACGGAAGAAGATTAG
- the dapF gene encoding diaminopimelate epimerase produces the protein MTIEFAKYHGLGNDFILIDNRLSSQPVVTPEQAIMLCDRHFGIGADGVIFALPGQNGTDYTMRIFNSDGSEPEMCGNGIRCLAAFVAEIDGNQQENSQKRIHTLAGTITPQIMSDGQVKVDMGVPRLLASEIPTTLGAENQKVIDQPLEVAGQSWDVTCVSMGNPHCITFVEDVAVIPLEKIGPQFEHHAVFPQRTNTEFIQVVRRDYLKMRVWERGAGATLACGTGACAALVAGVLTGRCDRLATVELPGGCLQIEWSEVDQRLWMTGPAQRVFTGVVGV, from the coding sequence ATGACGATTGAATTTGCCAAATATCACGGACTCGGAAACGATTTTATTTTGATTGACAATCGCTTGTCATCACAACCTGTCGTCACGCCCGAACAGGCAATTATGTTATGCGATCGCCACTTTGGTATTGGTGCAGATGGCGTTATTTTCGCGCTACCAGGGCAAAATGGCACTGACTACACGATGCGGATCTTTAATTCTGATGGTTCAGAACCGGAGATGTGCGGTAATGGCATTCGTTGTTTAGCGGCATTTGTTGCAGAAATTGACGGTAATCAGCAAGAAAATAGCCAAAAACGGATTCATACGCTGGCTGGCACTATTACACCGCAAATCATGTCTGATGGTCAAGTCAAAGTAGATATGGGTGTCCCTCGGTTATTGGCAAGCGAAATTCCAACAACTTTAGGTGCGGAAAATCAGAAGGTCATCGATCAGCCTTTGGAAGTCGCAGGGCAAAGTTGGGATGTGACGTGTGTCAGTATGGGAAATCCGCACTGTATTACGTTTGTTGAAGATGTGGCGGTAATTCCTTTAGAAAAGATTGGTCCACAATTTGAGCATCACGCCGTTTTTCCGCAACGAACGAACACCGAATTTATTCAAGTCGTGCGTCGCGACTACTTAAAAATGCGTGTGTGGGAACGCGGTGCAGGGGCTACTTTGGCGTGTGGTACAGGGGCTTGTGCGGCATTAGTCGCAGGTGTATTGACAGGAAGATGCGATCGCCTAGCGACAGTCGAACTTCCTGGAGGTTGTTTACAAATCGAATGGTCCGAAGTCGATCAGCGTTTGTGGATGACGGGACCTGCGCAGCGAGTGTTTACGGGTGTTGTAGGAGTTTAG
- a CDS encoding family 10 glycosylhydrolase has product MFNHRLRFARPRFAWQRLAATVLTSSLLSANFGSLPLAQAQTTAYCQLTTAATREKETLRQAALRGNTDAQNRYRALVNQHAQILQDCRNRTWPQTQAVWLRLYPCDVQPGVLDKVMDQVVNRGYNQVYVEVFYDGQVLLPAAANPTVWPSVVRVPGAERTDLLAQAIQKGRDRGLKVYAWMFMMNFGYSYGQRPDRQSALARNSKGETSLYVVDNASQVFVDPYNLQAKRDYYQLVLEVMRRRPDGVLFDYVRYPRGLGAGSVVNRVQDLWIHSEAAQQALYRRALNNKGLNLIQRFLSKGYVSARDIEIVDQLYPQEGEPLWQGRTPPPAPQPPNEPPTAAQRQPQLQWELWQLSVAHAIQGIIDFLAVAAWPVQRQGVKAGAVFFPDGNQAVGQGYDSRLQPWDRFPTTLEWHPMSYAACNNTSCIAALVQRVLQYAPPGTQVIPAIAGVWGKPISNRPSLEAQMQALRAYAPRLQGISHFALSWQDPQLESERKSCRIR; this is encoded by the coding sequence ATGTTCAACCATCGTTTGAGATTTGCCCGTCCTCGCTTTGCTTGGCAACGTTTGGCTGCTACTGTGTTGACAAGTAGCTTATTGAGTGCCAATTTTGGTAGTCTTCCGCTGGCTCAAGCACAAACAACAGCGTATTGTCAGCTAACAACAGCAGCAACCCGAGAAAAAGAAACTTTACGTCAAGCAGCACTACGAGGCAACACAGACGCGCAGAATCGCTACAGAGCGCTTGTAAATCAACACGCTCAAATTTTACAGGACTGCCGCAATCGCACTTGGCCTCAAACCCAAGCAGTATGGCTACGGTTATATCCGTGTGATGTTCAACCAGGAGTCCTCGATAAAGTAATGGATCAGGTTGTTAATCGTGGCTATAACCAAGTGTATGTAGAAGTATTTTACGACGGTCAAGTTTTGCTACCAGCGGCAGCAAATCCCACGGTTTGGCCGTCGGTGGTTCGAGTTCCTGGGGCTGAAAGAACCGATTTACTTGCCCAAGCAATTCAAAAAGGACGCGATCGCGGCTTGAAAGTCTATGCTTGGATGTTCATGATGAATTTTGGCTACTCCTACGGACAGCGCCCCGATCGCCAATCGGCACTAGCGCGCAACAGTAAAGGCGAAACAAGCTTGTATGTCGTCGATAATGCTAGCCAAGTATTTGTCGATCCTTACAACTTGCAAGCCAAACGAGATTATTATCAGCTAGTTCTCGAAGTTATGCGCCGTCGTCCTGATGGCGTTCTCTTCGACTACGTGCGCTATCCCAGAGGGTTAGGCGCGGGATCTGTCGTCAACAGAGTTCAAGATTTGTGGATTCATAGCGAAGCTGCGCAACAAGCCTTGTATCGTCGGGCGCTGAACAACAAAGGACTCAATTTGATTCAACGCTTTCTCAGTAAAGGGTATGTCAGCGCCAGAGATATCGAAATCGTCGATCAACTGTATCCGCAAGAAGGCGAACCGTTATGGCAAGGTCGCACGCCGCCCCCAGCACCACAACCACCAAACGAACCGCCAACGGCTGCACAAAGACAGCCCCAACTACAATGGGAATTATGGCAACTCAGTGTTGCTCATGCAATTCAAGGTATCATCGACTTTTTAGCAGTCGCAGCGTGGCCCGTCCAGCGCCAGGGAGTTAAAGCAGGTGCAGTATTTTTCCCAGATGGCAACCAGGCAGTTGGTCAAGGGTATGACTCGCGCCTACAGCCTTGGGATCGCTTTCCGACGACTTTAGAATGGCATCCGATGTCTTACGCAGCCTGCAATAATACGAGTTGTATCGCGGCTTTGGTACAGCGAGTTTTGCAGTACGCGCCCCCAGGTACGCAGGTTATTCCTGCGATCGCTGGAGTTTGGGGAAAACCAATTAGCAATCGCCCATCTTTAGAAGCCCAAATGCAGGCACTCCGCGCCTATGCGCCACGTCTTCAAGGAATCAGTCATTTTGCCCTGTCTTGGCAAGATCCACAGCTAGAAAGCGAGCGCAAATCTTGTAGAATCCGCTAA
- the psb27 gene encoding photosystem II protein Psb27 produces the protein MLMKRYWSRLLALALVVVIGLTGCSSNAFSDSLSGDYRQDTLAVVNTLRNALDLPDDAPEKAEAQTEARQKINEFAARYQRDGSVAGLSSFTTMRTALNSLAGHYSSYPNRPVPKKLKQRLEQEFKQVEMALNRGS, from the coding sequence ATGCTTATGAAGCGCTATTGGTCACGTCTACTTGCCCTCGCGTTGGTTGTTGTCATCGGCTTGACGGGCTGTTCTAGCAACGCTTTCTCAGACAGTCTGAGTGGGGATTATCGTCAAGATACGCTTGCTGTGGTAAACACACTGAGAAATGCCCTTGATTTGCCTGATGATGCGCCTGAAAAAGCCGAGGCGCAAACAGAAGCCCGTCAAAAGATCAACGAATTTGCAGCGCGTTATCAACGAGATGGTAGTGTTGCTGGTTTAAGTTCTTTCACGACAATGCGAACTGCATTAAATTCTTTAGCAGGGCACTATAGTTCTTACCCAAATCGTCCAGTCCCAAAAAAACTCAAACAACGGTTAGAACAAGAATTCAAACAAGTAGAAATGGCGCTTAACCGAGGTAGCTAA
- the cofH gene encoding 7,8-didemethyl-8-hydroxy-5-deazariboflavin synthase subunit CofH has product MTNKAVEKILARVLTGDELSPQEGVILLQQTDEDAIAAIRDTADQLRRLQAGETVTYVINRNINFTNICEQHCSFCAFRRDSGEKEAYWLDWGQILEKTTDAVQRGATEICMQGGLNPQAKINGRSLPYYLKLVETIKTQFPQLHLHAFSPQEVEFIAREDDMSYAAVIAALRDAGVGSMPGTAAEVLDDRVRRILCPEKINTTTWLEIVSTAHRLGLPTTSTMLSGHIETPQQQIHHLEQLRSLQKTARDRNYSAAITEFILLPFVGQEAPKALRRRVGRDQPVLADALLLTAVARIFLGNVIPNHQPSWVKLGLTGATEALKWGCNDIGGTLMEEHITTMAGAIGGTCMEVENLHTAIASIKRPYAQRDTLYCLIKKDQKQTVSSQE; this is encoded by the coding sequence GTGACTAATAAAGCTGTTGAAAAGATTCTGGCGCGTGTTTTAACGGGTGACGAATTATCTCCACAAGAGGGAGTCATCTTATTACAGCAAACCGATGAAGACGCGATCGCGGCAATTCGCGATACCGCCGATCAACTCCGCCGCTTGCAGGCAGGGGAGACTGTAACGTATGTTATTAATCGTAATATTAACTTTACTAATATTTGCGAACAGCACTGTAGTTTCTGCGCATTTCGCCGCGATTCTGGTGAAAAAGAAGCTTACTGGCTCGATTGGGGGCAAATTCTCGAAAAAACCACCGATGCAGTACAACGCGGTGCGACAGAAATTTGTATGCAAGGCGGATTAAACCCGCAAGCGAAAATCAACGGGCGTTCTTTGCCTTATTACCTAAAACTCGTAGAAACCATCAAAACACAATTTCCGCAACTGCACTTACACGCTTTCTCACCCCAGGAAGTTGAATTTATCGCGCGAGAAGACGATATGAGCTATGCCGCTGTCATTGCTGCTTTGCGTGATGCTGGAGTGGGTTCAATGCCAGGAACCGCCGCCGAAGTCCTCGACGACCGAGTCCGGCGGATTTTGTGTCCAGAAAAAATCAACACAACGACTTGGCTCGAAATAGTCAGTACTGCGCATCGCTTAGGTTTACCAACAACCAGTACAATGCTTTCTGGACATATTGAGACACCCCAACAGCAGATTCATCACCTCGAACAATTGCGATCGCTACAAAAAACAGCGCGCGATCGCAACTATTCCGCAGCAATTACCGAATTCATTTTGCTACCATTCGTCGGTCAAGAAGCCCCTAAAGCATTACGCCGCCGCGTCGGTAGAGATCAACCAGTACTTGCTGATGCCTTATTACTCACAGCAGTAGCACGGATTTTTTTAGGAAACGTCATACCCAACCATCAACCCAGTTGGGTCAAGCTAGGACTAACAGGAGCAACAGAAGCTTTAAAGTGGGGTTGCAACGATATTGGCGGCACTTTGATGGAAGAACACATTACTACAATGGCGGGTGCGATCGGCGGTACGTGTATGGAAGTAGAAAATTTACACACTGCGATCGCCTCTATCAAAAGACCTTACGCCCAACGCGATACTCTCTATTGCCTAATCAAAAAAGACCAGAAGCAAACGGTTAGTAGCCAGGAGTGA